From the Lathyrus oleraceus cultivar Zhongwan6 chromosome 4, CAAS_Psat_ZW6_1.0, whole genome shotgun sequence genome, one window contains:
- the LOC127135376 gene encoding uncharacterized protein LOC127135376 produces the protein MPGPGPHFMYAMASGLCLTTTSDGRFSPHHTLIFTMNAFFGPDIGSFTEWLASLVAGPAVVSTVAGYIHHPILYILIFGYAFSSLYSKISSFLLTSRLLHSSNSRVPLTKMQCFLLISAGSFTHFFLDHLFEENGNTTMYRWILSTGWWNGRAPVNPDAVVVVGFLCVCLIGGFIYLNRASSSKPYQSMILVIFIASLYCLWCITQIHWFTPRRPAVGEEADLGVLVFLAMYFFLPYGLCIMSMYPEDPHSN, from the exons ATGCCAGGCCCTGGTCCTCACTTCATGTACGCGATGGCCTCGGGCTTGTGTCTAACCACCACCTCTGACGGCAGATTTAGCCCACACCACACACTCATATTCACCATGAACGCTTTCTTTGGACCTGACATTGGTTCCTTCACCGAGTGGCTAGCCTCTCTTGTTGCCGGTCCAGCTGTAGTCTCCACCGTAGCCGGTTACATCCACCATCCCATCCTCTACATCCTTATCTTTGGATATGCTTTCAGTTCGCTTTACTCTAAGATTTCATCATTTCTTCTTACTTCACGCCTTCTTCATTCTTCTAACTCCAGG GTTCCCCTTACAAAGATGCAGTGTTTTTTATTGATATCCGCTGGATCTTTTACTCATTTCTTTCTAGATCATCTCTTTGAG GAGAATGGGAATACAACCATGTACAGATGGATTTTGAGCACTGGCTGGTGGAATGGTAGGGCACCAGTTAACCCGGATGCTGTTGTTGTAGTGGGCTTCTTATGTGTTTGCTTAATTGGTGGATTCATTTATCTCAACAG AGCAAGTTCCTCAAAACCATACCAGTCAATGATACTTGTGATATTCATAGCTTCTTTATACTGCTTATGGTGTATAACTCAGATTCACTGGTTCACTCCGCGCCGTCCAGCGGTTGGAGAAGAAGCTGATCTTGGTGTTCTTGTGTTCTTAGCCATGTATTTCTTTCTACCTTATGGTTTGTGTATAATGTCCATGTACCCAGAAGATCCTCATTCTAATTGA